Proteins from a genomic interval of Streptomyces sp. Tu6071:
- a CDS encoding hydroxyacid dehydrogenase, with amino-acid sequence MSAETRDAILSPASLVRLEELTTLEPGLLVTDFTPGSSGAVEALRQAEVLFTGWGCPALDASALEFLPRLRAVVHAAGSVKHHITRDVWDRGIAVSTAAAANALPVAEYTVAAVLLANKRVLDGARAYREARSRVNLLERFPDVGNYRRTVGLVGASRIGRRVVELLRPFDLRVLVHDPYLTPDEADTLGVSAVDLDTLLRLSDVVSVHAPELPETRHLFDAGRLASMRDGATFVNTARGSLVDTDALVKELASGRLHAVLDHTEPEILPADSPLYDLPNVLLTPHLAGSLGGELHRLADAAVDEVGRYARGLPFAHRVDPDTLHRSA; translated from the coding sequence ATGAGCGCCGAGACCCGCGACGCGATCCTGTCCCCCGCCTCACTGGTCCGCCTGGAGGAGCTGACCACGCTCGAACCCGGCCTGCTCGTCACCGACTTCACCCCGGGCAGCTCGGGCGCCGTCGAGGCGCTGCGACAGGCGGAGGTCCTGTTCACCGGCTGGGGCTGCCCCGCCCTGGACGCCTCGGCCCTGGAGTTCCTGCCGCGGCTGCGCGCCGTGGTGCACGCGGCGGGCTCGGTGAAACACCACATCACCCGGGACGTGTGGGACCGCGGCATCGCGGTGAGCACCGCCGCAGCGGCCAATGCCCTGCCCGTGGCCGAGTACACGGTCGCCGCCGTCCTTCTCGCCAACAAGCGCGTCCTGGACGGAGCCCGCGCCTACCGCGAGGCCCGCTCCCGGGTGAACCTGCTGGAACGCTTCCCCGATGTCGGCAACTACCGCCGGACAGTCGGCCTCGTCGGCGCCTCCCGCATCGGGCGCCGCGTAGTGGAGCTGCTGCGCCCCTTCGACCTGCGCGTCCTGGTGCACGACCCCTATCTGACCCCGGACGAGGCGGACACCCTCGGTGTGAGCGCCGTCGACCTGGACACCTTGCTGCGGCTCAGCGACGTCGTCTCCGTGCACGCGCCCGAACTCCCCGAGACCCGCCACCTGTTCGACGCGGGACGGCTCGCCTCGATGCGAGACGGCGCCACCTTCGTCAACACCGCGCGCGGCTCGCTCGTCGACACCGACGCGCTCGTCAAGGAACTGGCCTCCGGACGGCTCCACGCGGTCCTCGACCACACGGAGCCGGAGATCCTGCCCGCCGACTCGCCGCTCTACGACCTGCCGAACGTCCTGCTCACCCCGCACCTCGCCGGCTCCCTCGGGGGCGAGCTGCACCGGCTCGCCGACGCCGCCGTCGACGAGGTCGGACGGTACGCGCGGGGGCTGCCCTTCGCGCACCGCGTCGACCCGGACACCCTCCACCGCTCCGCCTGA
- a CDS encoding HAD-IA family hydrolase, protein MSRARHVLVVGIDGVRLDTLTRAGTPHLDKVARAGFLTPVTVADDTPTMSGPCWATVVTGVRIAKHAVWSNDFSGHRLGVFPDFTTRLARQDGLRTYVAAAWEPLVTLADGGPMFRHPSRLSHHAPAADTPADWEDADEAIVRDAVQVLTHEDPTASFVYLGAPDETAHHLGCGDAYRRSVEAADRRLGRLLAALRARPAYDQEAWTVLVVTDHGHRDEGGHGGYGTQERTAWLAAAGPDLTAGARPTRPVRHEDVAAQVYAALGRTPDSHWTLDGAVVPTLPRAVLLDMDGTLVDTEPLWLGAARDVAAARGHTLTDDEGAQVLGRTSADTAAYLARLCAAPDAAPDDPATLESALEQLFLTAVETRAHVLPGVRDLLDTLTALDVPAALVSASSRPVVDTVLKTLGGVPFRTTVAAGETVRSKPWPDPYAEAASRLGVPPEACLVVEDSPTGVAAAEAAGCRVALAPSPASPAAAPGRRLLTALADLTADWRPART, encoded by the coding sequence ATGTCCCGCGCCCGCCACGTCCTCGTCGTCGGCATCGACGGGGTCCGCCTCGACACCCTGACCCGGGCGGGCACACCGCACCTCGACAAGGTGGCCCGCGCCGGGTTCCTGACGCCGGTCACGGTGGCGGACGACACCCCCACCATGTCCGGGCCGTGCTGGGCGACCGTCGTGACCGGCGTACGCATCGCCAAGCACGCGGTGTGGAGCAACGACTTCAGCGGCCACCGCCTCGGCGTCTTCCCCGATTTCACGACCCGCCTCGCCCGGCAGGACGGGCTGCGCACCTACGTCGCCGCCGCCTGGGAACCCCTGGTCACCCTCGCCGACGGCGGCCCGATGTTCCGCCACCCCTCCCGGCTCAGCCACCACGCGCCCGCCGCCGACACGCCGGCCGACTGGGAGGACGCCGACGAGGCGATCGTGCGCGACGCGGTCCAGGTGCTCACGCACGAGGACCCGACGGCCTCCTTCGTCTACCTCGGCGCGCCCGACGAGACGGCTCACCACCTGGGCTGCGGCGACGCCTACCGGCGCTCCGTCGAGGCGGCCGACCGGCGCCTGGGCCGTCTCCTCGCCGCGCTGCGCGCCCGGCCCGCGTACGACCAGGAGGCGTGGACCGTCCTCGTCGTCACCGACCACGGGCACCGCGACGAGGGCGGCCACGGCGGCTACGGCACACAGGAGCGCACCGCGTGGCTGGCCGCGGCGGGCCCGGACCTCACGGCGGGCGCCCGGCCGACCCGCCCGGTGCGGCACGAGGACGTGGCCGCTCAGGTGTACGCGGCCCTCGGCCGTACCCCCGACTCGCACTGGACGCTCGACGGCGCCGTCGTGCCGACGCTGCCGCGGGCGGTCCTGCTCGACATGGATGGCACCCTCGTGGACACGGAGCCCCTCTGGCTCGGTGCCGCCCGTGACGTGGCCGCCGCCCGTGGCCACACCCTGACCGACGACGAGGGCGCCCAGGTCCTCGGCCGCACCTCGGCCGACACCGCCGCCTACCTCGCGCGGCTGTGCGCCGCACCGGACGCCGCACCGGACGATCCGGCCACGCTGGAGTCCGCACTGGAACAGCTCTTCCTGACAGCGGTGGAGACGCGGGCCCACGTGCTGCCGGGCGTCCGGGACCTGCTCGACACACTGACCGCCCTCGACGTTCCGGCCGCGCTCGTCTCCGCCTCCTCCCGGCCCGTCGTGGACACCGTCCTCAAAACTCTCGGCGGCGTTCCGTTCCGCACCACCGTCGCCGCCGGTGAGACCGTCCGCTCGAAGCCCTGGCCCGACCCCTACGCGGAGGCGGCCTCCCGGCTGGGTGTCCCGCCCGAGGCGTGTCTGGTCGTCGAGGACAGCCCCACGGGTGTGGCCGCGGCCGAGGCGGCGGGCTGCCGGGTGGCGCTCGCACCGTCCCCGGCCTCGCCGGCCGCGGCCCCGGGCCGCCGCCTCCTGACCGCCCTCGCGGACCTGACGGCCGACTGGCGGCCCGCGAGAACCTGA
- a CDS encoding glycoside hydrolase family 35 protein: MFQVSPEGFSLDGRPLRLLSGALHYFRVLPEQWPHRLRMLRALGLNTVETYVPWNFHEPRPGHHDFTGQADLDAFLHATRDAGLHAIVRPSPYICAEWENGGLPWWLLADPEVRALRCQDPAYLAHVDRWYDALIPRLAAHQVTRGGNVVMMQVENEYGSYGTDTGYLEHLADGLRRRGIDVPLFTSDGPDDFFLTGGTLPGHLATVNFGSRPAQAFAGLKRLRPHDPPMCAEFWCGWFDHWGAPRTVRDAAEATEELAATLGAGGSVNVYMAHGGTNFSTWAGANTEDPATGAGYLPTVTSYDYDAPIDERGAVTAKFESFRAVLATYAEGPLPEPPAPAPLLPPQRIALHESVRLFDVLDDLAGEETRAPQPPSFEELGIAHGLVLYSAGIPGPRGPHTLSVHGLADRAHVFVDGGEAGVLERDATESLPGLAVPGPRAHLELLVESMGRVNYGSGPADRKGVRRVLHTQQILHDWTARPVPLGHGTPDGLPWRDTADPGPGPTFHRGFLDVTEPADSHVALPGLRKGYLWINGFCLGRYWPDRGPQRTLYLPWPLLRPGRNEIVVLELDGADDPAAELCTTARLG, encoded by the coding sequence ATGTTCCAGGTGTCCCCCGAAGGCTTCAGCCTCGACGGGCGTCCCCTGCGCCTGCTGTCCGGCGCTCTGCACTACTTCCGGGTGCTGCCCGAGCAATGGCCGCACCGGCTGCGGATGCTGCGCGCCCTCGGCCTGAACACTGTGGAGACCTACGTCCCGTGGAACTTCCACGAACCGCGCCCGGGCCACCACGACTTCACCGGCCAGGCCGACCTGGACGCGTTCCTGCACGCCACCCGCGACGCCGGGCTGCACGCGATCGTGCGCCCCTCGCCGTACATCTGCGCCGAGTGGGAGAACGGCGGTCTGCCCTGGTGGCTGCTCGCCGACCCCGAAGTGCGCGCGCTGCGCTGCCAGGACCCCGCCTATCTGGCCCACGTCGACCGCTGGTACGACGCGCTCATCCCCCGCCTCGCCGCCCACCAGGTGACCCGGGGCGGCAACGTGGTGATGATGCAGGTCGAGAACGAGTACGGCTCCTACGGAACCGACACCGGCTACCTGGAACACCTCGCCGACGGACTGCGGCGCCGGGGCATCGACGTCCCGCTGTTCACTTCCGACGGCCCCGACGACTTCTTCCTGACCGGCGGCACGCTCCCCGGCCACCTGGCCACCGTCAACTTCGGCAGCCGGCCCGCCCAGGCATTCGCCGGTCTGAAGCGGCTGCGCCCCCACGACCCGCCGATGTGCGCCGAGTTCTGGTGCGGCTGGTTCGACCACTGGGGCGCCCCCCGCACGGTGCGCGACGCCGCGGAGGCCACCGAGGAGCTGGCGGCCACCCTCGGCGCGGGCGGCTCGGTGAACGTCTACATGGCACACGGCGGGACCAACTTCTCCACCTGGGCCGGGGCGAACACCGAGGACCCCGCCACCGGCGCGGGCTACCTGCCCACGGTGACGTCCTACGACTACGACGCGCCGATCGACGAACGGGGCGCCGTCACCGCGAAGTTCGAGAGCTTTCGCGCTGTACTGGCCACGTACGCCGAGGGCCCCCTGCCTGAACCGCCCGCCCCCGCGCCCCTGCTGCCTCCCCAACGAATCGCGCTGCACGAGTCCGTGCGGCTCTTCGACGTACTCGACGATCTGGCGGGCGAGGAGACGCGGGCCCCGCAGCCGCCCTCCTTCGAGGAACTGGGCATCGCCCACGGGCTCGTGCTGTACTCCGCCGGCATCCCCGGTCCGCGCGGCCCCCACACGCTGTCCGTGCACGGACTCGCCGACCGCGCCCACGTCTTCGTCGACGGAGGGGAGGCGGGCGTACTGGAACGGGACGCCACCGAGTCGCTGCCCGGCCTCGCCGTCCCGGGACCGCGGGCACACCTGGAACTGCTCGTCGAGTCCATGGGCCGGGTGAACTACGGAAGCGGCCCCGCCGACCGCAAGGGCGTCCGCCGGGTGCTGCACACCCAGCAGATCCTGCACGACTGGACCGCCCGCCCCGTCCCCCTGGGCCACGGCACACCCGACGGCCTGCCCTGGCGCGACACGGCGGATCCCGGCCCCGGCCCCACCTTCCATCGCGGCTTCCTCGACGTCACCGAACCGGCGGACAGCCATGTGGCGCTGCCGGGACTGCGCAAGGGCTACCTGTGGATCAACGGCTTCTGCCTGGGCCGCTACTGGCCGGACCGCGGCCCCCAGCGCACGCTGTACCTGCCGTGGCCTCTGCTGCGCCCGGGCCGCAACGAGATCGTGGTCCTGGAGCTGGACGGCGCCGACGACCCGGCGGCAGAGCTGTGCACCACGGCGCGCCTCGGCTGA
- a CDS encoding transketolase, which translates to MTIFTPARAGSEGYAELPGLMSRLTGDEKHGPAATSTLDALWVLYDRVLRITPETVDEPGRDRFLLSKGHGPMAYYAVLAAKGFVPVEWLDDFGGFDSPLGFHPDRTLVPGAEIGSGSLGHGLPLGVGVALGLKARGLDDAAVWVLVGDAELDEGSNEEAVAFAGASGLDRLHTVVIDNSSARWGRPGALSARFAAGGWAVEDVDGRDHEALYAAFTTPHAGRPLAVVAHVEAKN; encoded by the coding sequence ATGACGATCTTCACGCCGGCTCGGGCCGGATCCGAGGGGTACGCGGAATTGCCGGGACTCATGTCGCGGCTGACCGGCGACGAGAAGCACGGGCCCGCGGCGACCTCGACGCTCGACGCGCTGTGGGTGCTCTACGACCGGGTGCTGCGGATCACGCCGGAGACGGTGGACGAGCCGGGGCGGGACCGGTTCCTGCTGTCCAAGGGGCACGGGCCCATGGCGTACTACGCCGTGCTCGCCGCGAAGGGCTTCGTGCCCGTCGAGTGGCTCGACGACTTCGGCGGCTTCGACTCGCCGCTCGGCTTCCACCCCGACCGCACGCTCGTGCCCGGGGCCGAGATCGGCAGCGGTTCCCTCGGGCACGGGCTGCCGCTCGGGGTCGGGGTCGCGCTCGGGCTCAAGGCGCGCGGGCTGGACGACGCGGCCGTGTGGGTGCTCGTCGGCGACGCCGAACTCGACGAGGGCTCGAACGAGGAGGCCGTCGCCTTCGCGGGCGCCTCCGGACTCGACCGGCTGCACACCGTCGTGATCGACAACTCCTCGGCCCGCTGGGGCCGGCCCGGCGCCCTCTCCGCACGGTTCGCCGCGGGCGGCTGGGCGGTCGAGGACGTCGACGGCCGCGACCACGAGGCGCTGTACGCGGCGTTCACCACCCCGCACGCGGGCCGCCCCCTCGCCGTCGTCGCCCACGTCGAAGCCAAGAACTGA
- a CDS encoding transketolase family protein — protein sequence MESMRDRFGTTMTPLLGEDERLAVVLAVISGDRFTEAAKRHPDRVIDLGIREQLLVSAGGGLALAGMRPVLHTFASFLVERPFEQVKLDFGHQGVGGVLVSSGASYDISSGGFTHMSPGDVALLDTLDGWTVHVPGHPDEAEALLRHAVRGEDRVYVRLSEQTNKRGRPVDGSGPLLLREGRAGVVLAVGPLLDEVLAATEGLDVTVLYATTVRPFDGAALRAAVDAADTADVVLVEPYLAGTSTAAVAEALVDRPHRVLGLGVGRAELRRYGSPAEHVAAHGLDAAGLRGRIGGFLGTGG from the coding sequence GTGGAATCCATGCGCGACCGTTTCGGCACCACCATGACCCCCCTGCTCGGCGAGGACGAGCGCCTCGCCGTCGTCCTCGCCGTGATCAGCGGCGACCGCTTCACCGAGGCGGCGAAGCGCCACCCCGACCGGGTCATCGACCTCGGCATCCGCGAACAGCTCCTGGTGAGCGCCGGGGGCGGGCTCGCGCTCGCCGGGATGCGGCCCGTCCTGCACACCTTCGCGAGCTTCCTCGTCGAGCGCCCCTTCGAGCAGGTCAAGCTCGACTTCGGGCACCAGGGCGTCGGCGGCGTCCTGGTCAGCTCCGGGGCCTCGTACGACATCTCCTCCGGAGGCTTCACGCACATGTCGCCGGGCGACGTGGCCCTCCTCGACACGCTCGACGGGTGGACCGTGCACGTCCCCGGACACCCCGACGAGGCCGAGGCGCTGCTGCGCCATGCCGTGCGCGGCGAGGACCGCGTCTACGTACGGCTCTCGGAGCAGACGAACAAGCGGGGGCGGCCCGTCGACGGGAGCGGCCCGCTCCTGCTGCGCGAAGGGCGCGCGGGTGTCGTCCTCGCGGTGGGGCCGCTGCTCGACGAGGTGCTCGCCGCGACCGAGGGCCTCGACGTCACCGTCCTCTACGCGACGACGGTGCGGCCCTTCGACGGGGCGGCACTGCGCGCCGCCGTGGACGCCGCCGACACGGCGGACGTCGTCCTCGTCGAGCCGTACCTCGCGGGGACCTCGACGGCGGCCGTCGCCGAAGCGCTCGTCGACAGGCCGCACCGCGTCCTGGGTCTCGGTGTCGGCCGCGCGGAGCTGCGCCGTTACGGCTCCCCGGCCGAGCACGTCGCGGCGCACGGCCTCGACGCGGCGGGGCTGCGCGGACGGATCGGGGGCTTCCTCGGTACCGGCGGCTGA
- a CDS encoding MFS transporter: MAAGREATRERTGGRGGRGAGKGRAGRREEPRTGLWTRDFGLFFTARAVAKLGDTMLPVALAAGLLQEGYGAGAVGLAMASSVALFAGLVIFGGVIADRFDTRKLMTAADSVRVLTQSVAALLFFTGSAQLWQICVIGGLNGIASALFQPGVASTVPRLAADVQKANGAVRVAESVAALLGPAFAGMLVGLASPGAVFLVHAGTYLVSALCLITLRLPAAAPRAETAAPSRFRADLVEGWHEFRSRVWLWGVISVWGLYMVAAWGPTVPLVATRVVDEHGAGAYGLINTALGAGTVLGGLIALRLRPLRMLRAGAIAFFSVSVFPAAVGAGLPVPGMAAGAFVAGVGTAFWGVMWATTVQTQVRPEVLNRIHAYDVAGSLALLPVGQALAGPAASLFGTDAVLLAGGVVILVCGTVLLLVPGIRRLPRAEPRLTPAASGGTLPAQDEPRRQATA, from the coding sequence ATGGCGGCTGGACGGGAAGCGACGCGGGAGCGGACCGGAGGGCGCGGGGGCCGGGGAGCGGGGAAGGGGAGGGCCGGGCGGCGGGAGGAGCCGCGTACCGGCCTGTGGACCCGCGACTTCGGCCTCTTCTTCACCGCGCGCGCCGTCGCGAAGCTCGGGGACACGATGCTCCCCGTCGCCCTCGCCGCCGGGCTCCTCCAGGAGGGGTACGGGGCGGGCGCCGTCGGGCTCGCGATGGCCTCGTCGGTGGCACTCTTCGCCGGGCTCGTCATCTTCGGCGGCGTCATCGCCGACCGCTTCGACACGCGCAAGCTCATGACGGCCGCCGACTCGGTACGCGTCCTCACGCAGTCCGTCGCGGCCCTGCTCTTCTTCACGGGCAGCGCCCAGCTGTGGCAGATCTGCGTCATCGGCGGCCTCAACGGCATCGCGTCGGCGCTCTTCCAGCCCGGTGTCGCCTCGACCGTGCCGCGACTGGCCGCCGACGTGCAGAAGGCGAACGGCGCCGTGCGCGTCGCCGAGTCCGTCGCCGCCCTCCTCGGCCCCGCCTTCGCCGGGATGCTCGTGGGCCTCGCCTCGCCCGGCGCCGTCTTCCTCGTCCACGCGGGCACGTACCTCGTGAGCGCGCTGTGCCTGATCACGCTGCGTCTCCCCGCGGCGGCGCCGCGCGCCGAGACGGCGGCCCCGAGCCGTTTCCGCGCCGACCTCGTCGAGGGCTGGCACGAGTTCCGCTCGCGCGTGTGGCTGTGGGGCGTCATCTCGGTGTGGGGCCTGTACATGGTCGCCGCCTGGGGCCCCACCGTCCCGCTCGTCGCGACCCGCGTCGTCGACGAGCACGGCGCGGGCGCGTACGGCCTCATCAACACGGCGCTCGGCGCGGGCACGGTGCTCGGCGGGCTCATCGCGCTGCGGCTGCGCCCCCTGCGGATGCTCCGCGCGGGCGCGATCGCCTTCTTCTCCGTGAGCGTGTTCCCGGCCGCGGTCGGCGCGGGCCTCCCGGTCCCGGGGATGGCGGCGGGCGCCTTCGTGGCGGGCGTCGGCACGGCGTTCTGGGGCGTGATGTGGGCGACGACGGTGCAGACCCAGGTCCGCCCCGAGGTACTCAACCGCATCCACGCCTACGACGTCGCGGGCTCCCTCGCCCTGCTCCCGGTCGGCCAGGCTCTCGCGGGCCCTGCGGCCTCGCTCTTCGGCACCGACGCGGTCCTCCTCGCGGGCGGCGTCGTGATCCTCGTCTGCGGCACCGTCCTCCTCCTCGTCCCCGGCATCCGCCGCCTGCCCCGCGCCGAGCCCCGGCTCACCCCCGCGGCGAGCGGCGGCACGCTGCCCGCGCAGGACGAGCCCAGGCGGCAGGCGACGGCCTGA
- a CDS encoding alpha/beta fold hydrolase: protein MTAPTPGVLQSGDGAQIATYTWLPPEGRRPRAFLQLVHGAAEHARRYERFATHLTARGYAVLASDHRGHGATAPSTGGYGVTGTDEGTEADGWLAILADLKAVGDQARALYPEVPVLMLGHSLGSMLAREYVQEYPDDLTGLLLTGVFRSLPGAEYASSTARLEEEIAAHGRAFVSDFVPRLFASFNDGFAHRTGFEWLSRDEAEVDAYVADERCGFPFSAGLAYDWVRAAYRVNDPARLARMPRDLPVHLAAGTLDPCNQRMTLVNELLDDYRYHGVSDLTWTGYEGARHEILNETEPDRSRVYEDLTAWLDAHTL from the coding sequence ATGACCGCACCCACCCCCGGCGTGCTCCAGAGCGGCGACGGCGCCCAGATCGCCACGTACACCTGGCTGCCGCCCGAGGGCCGCCGGCCCCGCGCCTTCCTCCAGCTCGTCCACGGCGCCGCCGAGCACGCCCGCCGCTACGAGCGCTTCGCCACGCACCTCACCGCGCGCGGCTACGCCGTCCTCGCCTCCGACCACCGGGGCCACGGCGCCACCGCCCCCTCGACGGGCGGCTACGGCGTCACCGGCACCGACGAGGGGACCGAGGCGGACGGCTGGCTCGCGATCCTCGCCGACCTCAAGGCCGTCGGCGACCAGGCCCGCGCCCTGTACCCCGAGGTGCCCGTCCTGATGCTCGGCCACAGCCTCGGCTCGATGCTCGCGCGCGAGTACGTCCAGGAGTACCCGGACGACCTCACGGGACTCCTCCTCACGGGCGTCTTCCGCTCCCTGCCCGGCGCCGAGTACGCGTCGAGCACCGCCCGCCTGGAGGAGGAGATCGCCGCGCACGGGCGCGCTTTCGTCAGCGACTTCGTGCCCCGCCTCTTCGCCTCCTTCAACGACGGCTTCGCGCACCGGACCGGCTTCGAGTGGCTCTCACGCGACGAGGCCGAGGTCGACGCCTACGTCGCCGACGAGCGCTGCGGCTTCCCCTTCTCGGCGGGGCTCGCGTACGACTGGGTGCGCGCCGCGTACCGCGTCAACGACCCGGCCCGCCTGGCCCGGATGCCCCGCGACCTGCCCGTCCACCTCGCCGCGGGCACCCTCGACCCGTGCAACCAGCGGATGACCCTCGTCAACGAACTCCTCGACGACTACCGCTACCACGGCGTGAGCGACCTCACCTGGACGGGCTACGAGGGCGCGCGGCACGAGATCCTCAACGAGACGGAACCCGACCGGAGCAGGGTGTACGAGGACCTGACGGCCTGGCTGGACGCCCACACGCTCTGA
- a CDS encoding GAF domain-containing protein yields the protein MNTGRLLLLPDDPEAPERERRLAARGLGAAPVPALDAHAARLAAGAGAPFAGVNFVHTDHQYLAGLHPRGVPAAARRVARAHGFSPYVVVRRKALVLDDVRDYPRFSPNEAVDFSGIRAYLGAPLTDHDGFVLGTLWAAAREPRDWGREALALVKTLAAEVAPLVRGTAGA from the coding sequence ATGAACACAGGCCGCCTCCTGCTGCTCCCCGACGACCCCGAGGCCCCCGAGCGCGAACGCCGCCTCGCCGCCCGCGGCCTCGGCGCCGCGCCCGTGCCCGCCCTCGACGCCCACGCGGCCCGCCTCGCCGCGGGCGCGGGCGCCCCCTTCGCCGGGGTCAACTTCGTGCACACCGACCACCAGTACCTCGCCGGGCTCCACCCCCGGGGCGTTCCCGCCGCCGCCCGCCGCGTCGCGCGCGCCCACGGCTTCTCCCCGTACGTCGTCGTCCGCCGCAAGGCCCTCGTCCTCGACGACGTACGCGACTACCCGCGCTTCTCGCCCAACGAGGCCGTCGACTTCTCCGGCATCCGCGCCTACCTCGGCGCCCCGCTCACCGACCACGACGGCTTCGTCCTCGGCACGCTGTGGGCCGCCGCGCGCGAACCGCGCGACTGGGGCCGCGAGGCGCTGGCCCTCGTCAAGACCCTCGCCGCGGAGGTCGCCCCCCTCGTCCGGGGGACGGCCGGGGCATGA
- a CDS encoding GTP-binding protein, whose product MDYDDGSETFPTALKILVAGGFGVGKTTFVGAVSEIAPLSTEELLTSASAGTDSLEGVERKTTTTVAMDFGRITLDRDHVLYLFGTPGQERFWFMWDELSEGALGAVILADTRRLADCFAAVDFFEERGLGFVVAINEFDGAHRYEAEEVRAALCLPPQVPVVHCDARISSSGIQTLLTLVKHLLTAARPPAPASVPGDRASA is encoded by the coding sequence ATGGACTACGACGACGGCTCTGAGACCTTCCCCACCGCCCTGAAGATCCTGGTCGCCGGTGGTTTCGGAGTGGGCAAGACGACGTTCGTCGGCGCGGTGAGCGAGATCGCCCCGCTGAGCACCGAGGAACTGCTCACCAGCGCCAGCGCCGGAACCGACAGCCTCGAAGGCGTCGAACGCAAGACGACCACCACCGTCGCGATGGACTTCGGCCGCATCACCCTCGACCGCGACCACGTCCTCTACCTCTTCGGCACCCCCGGCCAGGAACGCTTCTGGTTCATGTGGGACGAACTCTCCGAGGGCGCGCTCGGCGCCGTGATCCTCGCCGACACGCGCCGACTCGCCGACTGCTTCGCCGCCGTCGACTTCTTCGAGGAACGCGGCCTCGGTTTCGTCGTCGCGATCAACGAGTTCGACGGCGCGCACCGCTACGAGGCCGAGGAGGTGCGCGCCGCGCTGTGCCTGCCGCCGCAGGTCCCCGTCGTGCACTGCGACGCCCGCATCTCCAGCTCGGGCATCCAGACGCTGCTGACCCTCGTCAAGCACCTGCTGACGGCCGCGCGCCCCCCGGCGCCCGCCTCCGTTCCGGGCGACCGGGCCAGCGCATGA
- a CDS encoding DUF742 domain-containing protein has protein sequence MTLQPAGGRRRRKEGRAWYDGEAGRLVRPYTVSGGRTTPRTAFGLLSQVRATGTPAPAHLGPEHSEVLGLCSVPASVAELAGRLRLPVVVTKVLLSDLVDCGSLVSKQPDTSPHPTDRSLLEALLDGLRRRL, from the coding sequence GTGACACTTCAGCCCGCGGGCGGCCGGCGCCGCCGCAAGGAGGGCAGGGCCTGGTACGACGGCGAGGCCGGGCGCCTCGTCCGCCCCTACACCGTCAGCGGCGGGCGCACCACGCCCCGTACCGCCTTCGGCCTGCTCTCGCAGGTGCGCGCGACCGGCACCCCGGCCCCCGCGCACCTCGGGCCCGAGCACAGCGAGGTGCTCGGGCTGTGCTCCGTACCGGCCTCCGTCGCCGAACTCGCCGGGCGGCTGCGGCTGCCCGTCGTCGTCACCAAGGTGCTGCTCTCCGACCTCGTGGACTGCGGCTCCCTCGTCAGCAAACAGCCGGACACTTCCCCCCACCCCACGGACCGGTCCCTACTGGAGGCATTGCTCGATGGACTACGACGACGGCTCTGA
- a CDS encoding roadblock/LC7 domain-containing protein, with protein sequence MASEAPGAGSVSDLDWLLSGLVQRVAHSRSAVLLSADGLVKSVHGLDKDSADHLAALASGIHSLARGAGVRFADGGEVRQVVIELSTALLFVSAAGSGTCLAVLAGPEADPGVLGYEMAMLVKSVRPFLVTPARRPARVARTS encoded by the coding sequence ATGGCGAGCGAAGCCCCCGGAGCGGGCAGCGTGTCCGACCTCGACTGGCTGCTCAGCGGCCTCGTGCAGCGCGTCGCGCACAGCCGCAGCGCCGTACTCCTCTCCGCGGACGGACTCGTCAAGTCCGTGCACGGGCTCGACAAGGACAGCGCCGACCACCTCGCGGCGCTCGCCTCGGGCATCCACTCCCTCGCGCGCGGCGCGGGCGTCCGCTTCGCGGACGGCGGCGAGGTCCGGCAGGTCGTCATCGAGCTGTCCACCGCGCTGCTCTTCGTCTCCGCCGCCGGCTCCGGCACCTGTCTCGCCGTCCTCGCCGGGCCCGAGGCCGACCCGGGCGTGCTCGGCTACGAGATGGCGATGCTCGTGAAGAGCGTGCGCCCCTTCCTCGTGACCCCCGCCCGGCGCCCCGCGCGCGTGGCGAGGACGAGCTGA